The proteins below come from a single Salvelinus fontinalis isolate EN_2023a chromosome 1, ASM2944872v1, whole genome shotgun sequence genomic window:
- the LOC129857247 gene encoding uncharacterized protein LOC129857247 — protein sequence MVNNSSINTYCRLVEQEAMSVYTRQTKHIQKNLTRTEELALKELMKDSSLVIKPADKGGAVVVLDYDKYKEEIQRQLSNERFYRKLSVDPTQVFQRDICSNLEQALLNNLISKPEYEYLCCKCAIRPCLYILPKLHKPKTQQGNYPGRPVVAGIGSMLEPLSNFVDSFIKSHVQSLPSYVKDSIDFINKISPITGLKEDCILVTLDVESLYTSIPHVGGLAALAHYLGDRDTNEYPPTNFILELAEYVLTYNYFRFDDEYYLQTNGTLMGSTFAPSYANLYMGLFEERFVNNENENPFLNKVLKWYRYIDDIFCIWVGTEEELSEFMALLNDIDPNLKFTIERDTKRVHYLDMWIEKSNGTLFTSLYRKETDRNTLLQGDSFHPEPLKRGLPRSQFFRLRRICHSTDDYLEKAAEMRMRFLKRGYSSQCVDEAHNLALEKTRDELLQKRPAKATEHSVMFTTTYTLNSRKVGEVVKKHWHILSSDPALPAEFKYPPRIVYRRGRNLRDKLVHANCQPLKKISQALLRPLPNGSYKCRGCAQCNNMMKCQYFCHPHTGKRFQINDIITCSTTHVIYIIKCPCGLCYVGKTTRSLKQRISEHKSSIRRNDREYPVAVHFNDMKHDISTFRFCGIEKVKISDRGGDINNTLSKRECFWIFTLQTLFPKGLNDEMPLNVML from the coding sequence ATGGTTAACAACTCCTCGATTAATACCTATTGTAGGTTAGTCGAACAAGAAGCCATGTCAGTATATACAAGACAAACAAAACATATTCAGAAGAATCTCACGAGAACAGAAGAACTGGCACTCAAAGAATTAATGAAAGATTCATCTTTGGTTATAAAACCTGCAGACAAGGGTGGTGCTGTGGTTGTTTTAGACTATGACAAATATAAAGAAGAAATTCAGAGACAACTCAGCAATGAACGTTTCTATAGAAAACTGAGTGTTGATCCCACACAGGTGTTCCAAAGGGATATTTGCTCTAATTTGGAGCAAGCCCTATTAAACAACCTTATCTCAAAACCTGAATATGAATATCTTTGTTGCAAATGTGCCATACGTCCATGCTTATACATTTTACCGAAATTACACAAACCTAAAACACAACAAGGCAACTATCCAGGCAGACCAGTGGTTGCAGGAATAGGCTCAATGCTAGAGCCATTGTCAAACTTTGTAGACTCTTTTATTAAATCTCATGTGCAATCATTGCCATCATATGTAAAGGACTCTATAGACTTCATAAACAAGATCTCACCAATAACGGGTTTAAAAGAAGACTGTATTTTGGTCACATTAGACGTCGAGAGTCTTTATACCAGCATTCCCCATGTGGGGGGGCTGGCAGCACTAGCACACTATTTGGGAGACAGAGATACTAATGAATATCCACCAACAAACTTCATTCTAGAGTTGGCTGAATATGTTTTGACGTACAACTATTTCAGGTTTGATGATGAATACTACCTCCAAACGAATGGAACATTGATGGGCTCTACATTTGCTCCGAGCTATGCCAACCTCTATATGGGTCTTTTTGAAGAACGTTTTGTTAATAATGAAAACgagaatccatttttgaataaagtccttaagtggtatcgatatattgatgacattttttGTATATGGGTAGGAACCGAAGAAGAACTGTCAGAGTTTATGGCACTACTCAATGACATTGACCCTAATCTCAAATTCACTATTGAACGTGACACTAAACGTGTTCATTATCTCGATATGtggattgagaaatcaaatggaacctTGTTTACAAGTCTATATAGAAAAGAAACGGACAgaaatactctattacagggtGACAGCTTCCACCCTGAGCCATTAAAAAGAGGACTTCCAAGAAGCCAATTTTTTAGACTGCGCCGTATATGCCACTCCACAGATGATTATCTAGAAAAAGCAGCGGAGATGCGCATGAGGTTTCTTAAAAGAGGCTATTCGtcacaatgtgtggatgaagctcataacttggcattggaaaaaacacgagatgaactgctacaaaaaagacccgctaaagctacagaacactccgtaatgttcacaactacatatactttgaattcgcgaaaagtgggagaggtggtcaagaaacactggcatattttatcatcggacccagctttgccggctgaatttaaatatccaccacgtattgtgtataggagaggtcgcaatttacgcgataaattggttcatgccaactgccagccactTAAGAAAATTAGCCAAGCACTTTTACGCCCTCTaccaaatggtagctataaatgcagaggatgcgcacagtgcaacaacATGATGAAGTGTCAATATTTCTGTCACCCACACACAGGAAAAaggttccaaataaatgacattattacgtgttccaccacccatgttatttacattattaaatgtccatgtgggctctgttatgtcggtaaaaccacccgctctcttaaacagagaattagtgaacacaaaagttcaatcaggagaaacgacagggagtatccagtcgctgtacatttcaatgacatgaagcatgacatttccacctttagattttgtggcatagagaaagttaagatatcagacaggggaggtgatattaataatactctgagtaaaagagaatgtttttggattttcaccctccagacattgtttccaaaaggacttaatgatgaaatgcctttgaatgttatgctgtga